A stretch of the Candidatus Rokuibacteriota bacterium genome encodes the following:
- a CDS encoding branched-chain amino acid ABC transporter substrate-binding protein, producing the protein MRTVRFRYLPVALAALALVLPVTSLTDAQSKGTIKIATQSPLSGGQAALGEGIKLATQLAIEKLKGPIEKLGFKVELVPFDDQAKPDVGVANAANILADKDILLVVGHLNSGVAIPSSEKYKEAQLAMISPANTNPTITDRNYLNVSRVCGRDDVQGVVGAEFAKTTLKAKSAYVIHDKTAYGQGVAEFFKADAEKKGIKVLGFEGTEEKSNFDPIITPIKAKNPDLIYFGGIYDQAAPFFKQAREKGIKSQFMGPDGMDSTDLVKIGGKSVVGMHYSTVAGPVEKYLAAKAFKTEYKDKFKKDPEPFAAQAYDSAAIGLKAIEAAIKASGGKVPSREQVAVAVRKTKHTGLTGTVEFDEKGDPKKALYFVLQVASDDPTKWGDNKEVKRLSIAAPPLKKKP; encoded by the coding sequence ATGAGAACCGTACGATTCCGGTATCTGCCCGTCGCGCTCGCCGCCCTGGCGCTGGTGCTCCCGGTCACCTCTCTGACGGATGCCCAGTCCAAGGGCACAATCAAGATCGCCACGCAGAGCCCGCTGTCGGGCGGGCAGGCGGCGCTGGGCGAGGGCATCAAGCTCGCCACCCAGCTGGCCATCGAGAAGCTGAAGGGACCCATCGAGAAGCTCGGCTTCAAGGTGGAGCTGGTCCCCTTCGACGACCAGGCCAAGCCCGATGTGGGGGTCGCGAACGCCGCCAACATCCTCGCCGACAAGGACATCCTCCTGGTGGTGGGCCACCTGAACTCGGGCGTCGCCATCCCGTCCTCCGAGAAGTACAAGGAGGCGCAGCTGGCGATGATCTCCCCCGCGAACACGAATCCGACGATCACCGACCGCAACTACCTGAACGTGAGCCGGGTGTGCGGCCGGGACGACGTCCAGGGCGTGGTGGGCGCCGAGTTCGCCAAGACCACCCTCAAGGCCAAGTCGGCCTACGTGATTCACGACAAGACCGCCTACGGGCAAGGTGTGGCCGAGTTCTTCAAGGCGGACGCGGAGAAGAAGGGGATCAAGGTGCTCGGCTTCGAGGGCACCGAGGAGAAGTCGAACTTCGACCCCATCATCACCCCCATCAAGGCCAAGAACCCGGACCTGATCTACTTCGGCGGGATCTACGACCAGGCGGCGCCCTTCTTCAAGCAGGCGCGTGAGAAGGGCATCAAGTCTCAGTTCATGGGTCCGGACGGGATGGACTCGACGGATCTGGTCAAGATCGGCGGGAAGTCGGTCGTGGGCATGCACTACTCGACGGTAGCGGGTCCCGTCGAGAAGTACCTTGCGGCGAAGGCTTTCAAGACAGAGTACAAGGACAAGTTCAAGAAGGACCCGGAGCCCTTCGCGGCCCAGGCCTATGACTCGGCCGCCATCGGGCTGAAGGCCATCGAGGCCGCCATCAAGGCCAGCGGCGGCAAGGTGCCGAGCCGCGAACAGGTCGCCGTCGCCGTCCGGAAGACGAAGCACACGGGGCTCACGGGGACGGTGGAGTTCGACGAGAAGGGAGACCCGAAGAAGGCTCTCTACTTCGTGCTCCAGGTGGCCTCCGACGACCCGACCAAGTGGGGCGACAACAAGGAAGTGAAGCGGCTGTCCATCGCGGCTCCGCCGCTCAAGAAGAAGCCGTAG